One stretch of Niallia sp. XMNu-256 DNA includes these proteins:
- a CDS encoding DUF5085 family protein: MTIKRTSLVFHNVIQTKNTSCKVDEWPLIARDLRNHVIKNGLYATGPVFYQVSHFNKEQHEAEYTFYVPVNAPVNIPENSQYQFTELLQYKDGLLFRLTDMEADIEIAYEFLKAAAQDLNLTLQEPFYNIYLDVYGEGIIDIFAPILGEDAHD, encoded by the coding sequence ATGACGATCAAGCGTACTTCCCTTGTTTTTCACAATGTAATTCAAACAAAAAACACCTCATGCAAAGTAGATGAATGGCCTTTAATTGCAAGGGATCTAAGAAATCACGTGATTAAAAATGGTCTTTATGCAACTGGTCCCGTTTTTTACCAAGTCAGTCATTTTAATAAGGAGCAGCATGAGGCCGAGTATACTTTCTACGTCCCAGTGAACGCTCCTGTCAATATTCCTGAAAACAGCCAATATCAATTTACTGAACTGCTACAATATAAGGATGGTTTACTTTTCCGTTTAACAGATATGGAAGCAGATATTGAAATCGCCTATGAATTTTTAAAAGCAGCCGCACAAGATTTAAATCTGACGTTACAAGAGCCATTTTATAATATTTACTTAGACGTTTATGGCGAAGGAATCATTGATATTTTTGCCCCGATCTTAGGGGAGGATGCACATGATTAA
- a CDS encoding methyltransferase, with amino-acid sequence MDKILVEVFVPVLEKTYDVFIPLTAKFYEIEGLLAKAITELTNGYFAASEDCLICSRESGVVLDINKSARELGLQNGSKLMLI; translated from the coding sequence ATGGATAAAATTTTAGTCGAGGTATTTGTACCCGTTTTGGAGAAAACCTATGATGTTTTTATTCCCCTCACCGCAAAATTTTACGAGATTGAGGGATTGCTAGCAAAAGCGATAACCGAATTAACGAATGGGTATTTTGCCGCTTCAGAGGATTGCTTAATTTGCAGCCGAGAAAGTGGCGTAGTGTTAGATATTAACAAATCAGCGAGAGAGCTAGGGTTACAAAATGGTTCTAAACTGATGTTGATATAG
- a CDS encoding WXG100 family type VII secretion target encodes MARKIMVDPAKLEVASQKIEANAQEYQQKYKQLYSEVDAMGAAWKGTDNIAYVSQIQGFMDDFQKMVVLMEQYSDFLRQSARVYRDTQSEVINSAKKLTN; translated from the coding sequence ATGGCTAGAAAAATAATGGTCGATCCAGCAAAACTTGAAGTGGCATCGCAAAAAATTGAAGCGAATGCACAAGAATATCAACAAAAGTACAAGCAACTTTACAGTGAAGTCGACGCAATGGGCGCAGCTTGGAAAGGAACAGATAACATCGCATACGTCAGCCAAATTCAAGGATTTATGGATGACTTTCAAAAAATGGTTGTGTTGATGGAACAATACTCTGATTTCCTAAGACAATCAGCTAGAGTCTATCGTGACACACAATCAGAAGTGATCAACTCAGCTAAAAAATTAACAAACTAA
- the betB gene encoding betaine-aldehyde dehydrogenase, whose protein sequence is MDTKLNYINGEWVPALSKETREIINPFNQEVITVVAEGNEEDAKLAIQAARDAFDSGEWSSTSATERGQIVAKIAELVERDKEELARMESLDTGKTVEESRWDMDDIAGVFRYYSELADKDGGEIIDSPVPNSISKVVKEPVGVCGQITPWNYPLLQASWKLAPALVTGNTLIMKPSEITPLTTVKIFELMEEAGVPKGVANLVLGPGHTVGEELATNVDVDLISFTGGLQTGKRIMQKASENVKKIALELGGKNPNIVFADAEFETAVDSALNAVFFHAGQICSAGTRILVEESIHDKFVDALVKRVKNIKLGSAFEKDTQMGPLISEQHLNKVIDYVENGKKEGATVVVGGKRPENPELQNGFFYEPTILTNCTTDMDVVQNEGFGPVITVEKFTTEEEAIKLADDSIYGLSGGVWTKDIAKAERCVAKMRMGTVWINEFNVYFPHAPWGGFKQSGIGRELGKSGLEEYQETKHIFHNLDPQALNWF, encoded by the coding sequence TTGGATACCAAACTTAACTACATAAACGGGGAATGGGTTCCTGCCCTCTCGAAAGAAACAAGAGAAATTATTAACCCATTTAACCAAGAGGTCATCACTGTAGTTGCAGAAGGAAATGAAGAAGATGCAAAGCTTGCCATTCAAGCAGCAAGGGATGCTTTCGATAGCGGAGAATGGTCTAGCACTTCTGCAACAGAGCGCGGACAGATCGTAGCAAAAATTGCGGAACTTGTTGAAAGAGACAAAGAAGAATTAGCTAGAATGGAATCCCTTGATACAGGTAAAACCGTCGAAGAAAGTCGCTGGGACATGGATGATATTGCCGGTGTTTTTCGTTATTATTCAGAGCTTGCTGATAAAGATGGCGGGGAAATCATTGATTCACCTGTACCCAATTCCATTAGTAAAGTAGTCAAAGAACCTGTTGGGGTGTGCGGACAAATTACGCCTTGGAATTATCCATTATTACAAGCATCTTGGAAACTAGCCCCTGCGTTAGTCACAGGAAATACCTTGATCATGAAACCAAGTGAAATTACTCCACTTACAACGGTAAAAATTTTCGAATTAATGGAGGAAGCCGGTGTACCAAAAGGCGTAGCAAATCTTGTTCTTGGTCCAGGTCATACGGTTGGAGAAGAGCTAGCAACGAATGTCGATGTTGATTTGATTTCGTTTACTGGAGGACTTCAAACAGGTAAGAGAATCATGCAAAAAGCAAGTGAGAATGTGAAAAAAATAGCACTAGAGCTTGGTGGGAAAAATCCGAATATCGTGTTTGCTGATGCTGAATTTGAAACAGCTGTTGATTCAGCATTAAACGCTGTATTTTTCCATGCTGGACAAATTTGTTCAGCCGGAACGCGCATCCTTGTGGAGGAAAGCATTCATGACAAATTTGTTGATGCTCTCGTAAAGCGTGTGAAAAACATTAAATTAGGCAGTGCTTTTGAAAAGGACACACAAATGGGACCACTCATTTCAGAACAGCATCTAAATAAAGTCATTGACTATGTAGAAAATGGTAAAAAAGAAGGTGCAACGGTTGTAGTTGGCGGCAAGCGCCCTGAAAATCCTGAATTACAAAATGGCTTCTTCTATGAACCTACGATTCTAACAAACTGTACAACTGACATGGATGTTGTGCAAAATGAAGGATTCGGTCCTGTTATTACAGTGGAGAAATTCACAACAGAAGAAGAGGCAATCAAACTAGCAGATGATTCTATTTATGGTCTTTCTGGTGGAGTTTGGACAAAAGACATCGCCAAAGCAGAACGATGTGTAGCGAAAATGCGCATGGGTACAGTTTGGATTAACGAATTCAACGTGTACTTTCCACATGCACCATGGGGCGGTTTCAAGCAATCTGGGATTGGCCGTGAGCTAGGAAAATCCGGATTAGAAGAATATCAGGAAACAAAACATATTTTTCACAACTTAGATCCACAAGCATTGAATTGGTTCTAA
- a CDS encoding transposase, which produces MNKETEAQKEYRTYQIKVKKGNRLFSYFDDLCSNANNLYNTTNFYIRQVYTALMQDKPLQPLQQEVMETIYQNIDSMNNKQTIAYYKKILKEKSKPESEQKKVKLNLFELPSKEELFVGYNFLDCLFKTIKQKDYVSLPGQINQQVMKNCIQNWKSYFKSLKDYQVHPDKYKARPNIPGYLQKGSRKEVTLSNQICKIVNAKYLRFPKTNKQLNIGKLSNANGKYQQVRIIPNYDYYTLEIVFLLGVKSEILVKTDRCMGIDLGIENIATLVFNTSTEPILFKGGKIKAINQWYNKLRSYYYAALRNGKGSREGSFDSKKLRKLKSKRSHQINDLFHKISYNIVNIAKSKEIETIVIGRNMDWKQESNLGKRNNQNFVQIPHSLLVDMITYKAKAEGIAVVLNEESYTSKASFFDEDDIPTYQAGNDKKYIFSGKRISRGLYRSKNGIFLNADINGAANILRKVVPKAFANGIAAVCSQPLVVNVR; this is translated from the coding sequence TTGAATAAAGAAACCGAAGCCCAAAAAGAATATAGAACCTATCAAATTAAAGTTAAAAAGGGAAATCGATTGTTTTCGTATTTTGATGACCTCTGTTCCAATGCAAATAATCTTTATAACACTACCAATTTTTACATTCGCCAGGTCTATACAGCGTTAATGCAAGATAAACCTTTACAGCCTTTACAACAAGAAGTAATGGAAACGATTTATCAAAACATAGATAGTATGAACAATAAACAAACGATCGCCTATTATAAAAAGATCCTGAAGGAAAAAAGTAAACCTGAGAGCGAGCAAAAGAAGGTAAAATTAAATCTATTTGAACTACCCTCGAAGGAAGAGTTATTTGTAGGATATAATTTTTTAGATTGTTTGTTTAAAACAATTAAACAAAAAGATTATGTCTCCTTACCCGGACAGATTAATCAACAGGTGATGAAAAATTGTATTCAAAATTGGAAGAGTTATTTTAAAAGTTTAAAGGATTATCAAGTACACCCAGATAAATACAAAGCTAGACCTAATATACCTGGTTACCTTCAAAAGGGCAGTAGAAAAGAAGTGACTCTATCAAACCAGATCTGTAAAATAGTCAATGCTAAGTATTTAAGATTTCCTAAAACAAATAAGCAATTAAATATCGGAAAACTTTCTAATGCTAATGGGAAATACCAACAAGTAAGAATCATCCCTAATTACGACTACTATACACTAGAGATCGTATTCTTACTCGGAGTAAAATCTGAAATTTTAGTCAAAACGGACCGTTGTATGGGTATCGATTTAGGAATTGAGAATATTGCTACACTGGTATTTAATACTAGTACCGAACCGATTCTATTTAAAGGTGGAAAGATCAAAGCCATTAATCAATGGTACAATAAATTGAGAAGCTATTATTACGCTGCTTTGAGAAACGGTAAAGGCTCAAGAGAAGGGAGTTTCGACTCTAAAAAGCTACGAAAGTTGAAAAGTAAGCGATCCCATCAAATAAATGACCTGTTTCATAAAATAAGTTATAACATTGTTAATATTGCTAAAAGTAAAGAGATTGAAACCATTGTTATTGGAAGGAACATGGATTGGAAGCAAGAGTCTAATTTAGGTAAACGAAACAACCAAAACTTTGTTCAAATCCCACATTCGTTATTGGTGGATATGATTACTTATAAAGCGAAAGCAGAAGGAATTGCAGTAGTACTAAATGAGGAAAGCTATACATCTAAAGCAAGTTTTTTTGACGAAGATGACATTCCGACCTATCAAGCGGGGAATGACAAAAAATACATCTTCAGTGGAAAGCGCATTTCAAGAGGGTTGTATCGTTCCAAAAACGGAATTTTCCTAAATGCTGACATAAATGGTGCAGCTAATATATTAAGAAAAGTAGTGCCAAAGGCTTTTGCTAATGGCATAGCGGCTGTGTGTTCCCAGCCTCTAGTGGTCAATGTGCGATAG
- a CDS encoding glycine betaine ABC transporter substrate-binding protein → MSFNKKRMFMIVCILAIVLLSACGGTEGTASSANGKAEEKPTIQMGQISWAENIAVTNMWKVILENEGYDVEFNLLDMGTQMAALANDKLDINLEVWLPVQDAEYVKQYQDEVNFSEETWYDNAKVGLVVPTYLEDIHSIEDLNKYQAEFDGEITGFDPGAGTMIVTQDVIEEYGLDYKLIPSSEPAMVTELENAIKAEEPIVVPLWNPHRVFSEMELKYLEDPKKVYGEAEKIYHATRQGFAEEYPEVSEWIKNWKMDDEAIGSLMSEVAKAEENGEKAIIGAEKWVEENQDLVNEWLNR, encoded by the coding sequence ATGAGTTTTAATAAAAAGCGAATGTTCATGATAGTTTGTATTCTTGCGATCGTGCTTCTAAGTGCATGTGGGGGTACAGAAGGAACAGCAAGTAGTGCAAACGGGAAAGCAGAAGAAAAGCCAACTATTCAAATGGGACAAATTAGCTGGGCAGAGAATATCGCCGTGACCAATATGTGGAAGGTTATTTTAGAAAATGAAGGATATGATGTGGAGTTTAACCTGTTAGACATGGGGACACAAATGGCAGCACTAGCGAATGATAAATTGGATATTAATTTGGAAGTATGGTTACCTGTTCAGGATGCGGAATATGTAAAACAATATCAAGATGAGGTCAACTTTTCAGAAGAAACTTGGTATGATAATGCAAAAGTCGGATTAGTGGTCCCAACCTATTTGGAGGACATCCACTCAATTGAGGATTTAAATAAATATCAAGCAGAATTTGACGGGGAAATTACAGGATTTGATCCTGGGGCTGGAACCATGATTGTGACACAGGATGTCATTGAAGAATATGGGTTGGATTATAAATTAATTCCAAGCTCAGAACCAGCAATGGTTACAGAATTAGAAAATGCAATTAAAGCAGAGGAACCGATTGTAGTCCCATTATGGAATCCACACCGTGTTTTTTCTGAAATGGAATTAAAATATTTAGAGGATCCGAAAAAGGTATACGGGGAAGCAGAAAAGATTTACCATGCTACCCGACAAGGATTTGCCGAAGAATATCCAGAAGTGAGCGAATGGATTAAAAATTGGAAAATGGATGATGAAGCAATTGGTTCGTTAATGAGCGAAGTAGCAAAGGCTGAAGAAAATGGGGAAAAAGCCATTATCGGTGCAGAAAAATGGGTAGAAGAAAACCAAGACCTGGTCAACGAATGGTTGAATAGGTAA
- a CDS encoding GbsR/MarR family transcriptional regulator: MEKLELAKDIVIEAISETMDLYGVTPAAGRIYATMYFKEQMNLDEMREELGMSKPSMSTNIRKLQQIEMVKKKFQRGTRKHTYVAEKDFFHSFMAYFCQMWEREVKMNMEAVLESEKIFQEIYEDASLPDELREDAKEYYDLLNQSKVYYRWVEKLVHSIRSEEIYTFLPKE, encoded by the coding sequence ATGGAAAAGCTTGAACTTGCGAAAGACATAGTGATTGAAGCCATTTCAGAAACGATGGATCTTTACGGAGTCACTCCGGCAGCAGGTAGAATCTATGCCACCATGTATTTTAAAGAGCAAATGAATTTAGACGAAATGCGCGAAGAACTTGGAATGAGCAAGCCAAGCATGAGCACAAATATCCGTAAATTACAGCAAATTGAAATGGTAAAGAAAAAATTCCAGCGTGGAACGAGGAAACATACGTACGTGGCGGAAAAGGATTTCTTCCATTCATTCATGGCTTACTTTTGTCAGATGTGGGAGAGAGAAGTAAAAATGAATATGGAAGCAGTTCTGGAATCGGAGAAGATTTTTCAGGAGATTTATGAGGATGCGAGTCTACCAGATGAACTTCGTGAAGATGCAAAAGAATATTACGATTTATTGAATCAATCAAAGGTATATTATCGTTGGGTAGAAAAGCTCGTTCATAGTATCCGTTCCGAGGAGATATATACCTTTTTGCCAAAGGAATAA
- a CDS encoding DUF5085 family protein, with amino-acid sequence MINPNDHIRYKNVISRRYRYHYHDINNVMKEFINDLVQLNVTFKGPMFYSINNVPMDEIVIGEFYMPIEEEFVEGLQDMEFHSYFSIEDMISICIYDDLERKTEMAYLALFQHIEKNNCRQTTPIFHILSGDETLQYMFIKVGMSM; translated from the coding sequence ATGATTAATCCAAACGATCATATTCGTTATAAAAATGTGATTTCAAGAAGATATCGGTATCATTATCATGACATTAACAATGTGATGAAGGAATTCATTAATGACCTTGTCCAACTAAATGTAACCTTTAAGGGTCCAATGTTTTATTCGATTAATAATGTTCCGATGGACGAAATTGTGATTGGTGAGTTCTACATGCCTATTGAAGAAGAATTTGTAGAAGGGCTTCAAGATATGGAGTTTCATAGCTACTTCAGCATCGAAGACATGATCTCCATCTGCATCTATGACGACCTAGAAAGGAAAACAGAAATGGCCTACCTGGCCCTTTTCCAACATATAGAAAAAAATAACTGCCGGCAAACCACCCCCATATTTCATATCCTTTCAGGAGACGAAACCCTACAATACATGTTTATAAAAGTGGGTATGAGTATGTGA
- a CDS encoding 5-methyltetrahydropteroyltriglutamate--homocysteine S-methyltransferase — protein sequence MTTTLVKAPFRADHVGSLLRPESIHQARKDYQEGKITAEGLREIENQEIKRIVDKQIEIGLQSVTDGEFRRSWWHLDFMWGLDGVEKAASEVGLAFKGVEARRETARVVGKIGFSTHPFIEDFQYLQSLVPEGVVARQTIPSAVQFLYEITKPHNLENTKKHYPNKEDLYEDIVQAYKKAFQAFYDAGCRNLQMDEVVWAVLCDKDYREKIEKENWDLEELVKEYVEINNRILADKPEDLVVTTHVCRGNYRSTWHYSGGYDPVAQELFGKEKVDAYFLEFDSERAGGFEPLQYLSGDKKVVLGLVTSKSAELENEEDIIARIKEASKYVPLDRLCLSPQCGFSSTEEGNELTEEDQWKKLELIKKITDKVWG from the coding sequence ATGACAACAACTTTAGTTAAGGCTCCATTTAGGGCGGATCATGTAGGAAGTTTATTGCGTCCAGAAAGTATTCATCAGGCCCGTAAAGATTATCAGGAAGGAAAAATTACGGCTGAAGGGCTCCGTGAGATTGAAAATCAAGAAATTAAACGAATTGTTGATAAACAAATTGAAATTGGACTCCAATCTGTAACAGATGGTGAATTTCGCCGGAGCTGGTGGCATCTTGATTTCATGTGGGGATTAGATGGAGTAGAGAAAGCCGCTTCTGAAGTAGGACTTGCTTTTAAAGGAGTTGAAGCACGGAGGGAAACTGCCCGTGTTGTAGGAAAAATCGGTTTTTCCACCCATCCATTTATCGAAGATTTTCAATACCTGCAATCATTGGTTCCAGAAGGAGTAGTAGCAAGACAAACCATTCCTTCAGCGGTTCAATTTTTATATGAAATTACAAAGCCACATAATCTTGAAAATACAAAAAAGCATTATCCAAACAAAGAAGATTTATACGAGGATATTGTCCAGGCTTACAAAAAAGCATTCCAAGCGTTTTATGATGCAGGATGCCGAAATCTTCAAATGGATGAAGTAGTTTGGGCAGTGCTTTGTGATAAAGACTATCGTGAAAAGATTGAAAAAGAGAATTGGGATTTAGAAGAGTTAGTAAAAGAATACGTAGAAATCAATAATCGTATACTTGCAGATAAACCAGAAGATTTAGTTGTAACTACCCATGTTTGTCGTGGAAATTATCGCTCAACTTGGCATTATTCTGGCGGATATGATCCAGTCGCACAAGAATTATTTGGCAAAGAAAAGGTTGATGCATATTTCCTTGAATTTGATTCAGAGCGAGCAGGCGGATTTGAGCCCCTACAATATCTTTCTGGAGACAAAAAGGTAGTACTTGGTCTTGTGACTTCAAAATCAGCCGAGTTGGAAAACGAAGAAGATATCATTGCACGTATCAAAGAGGCGTCAAAATATGTACCACTCGATCGTCTTTGCTTAAGCCCGCAATGCGGATTCTCCTCAACGGAAGAAGGAAACGAATTAACAGAAGAAGACCAATGGAAAAAACTGGAACTAATCAAAAAGATTACAGACAAGGTTTGGGGATAG
- a CDS encoding pore-forming ESAT-6 family protein — MAAEGINISLAEVTKTAQTIRTLNQSLSEKLTEIKKEMNNLQQPWQSDASNTIREKFNALAPKFDNYEQVINSYATFLDTTVQRYNEAETAINNNASQFK, encoded by the coding sequence ATGGCTGCCGAAGGAATTAATATATCATTAGCAGAAGTAACAAAAACTGCTCAAACCATCAGAACTCTTAATCAATCTCTGTCAGAAAAACTGACTGAAATCAAAAAAGAAATGAATAACTTACAACAACCATGGCAATCAGATGCCTCAAATACGATCCGCGAAAAGTTTAATGCATTAGCACCTAAATTCGATAACTATGAACAAGTCATTAACTCGTACGCTACATTCTTAGATACGACTGTTCAAAGATATAACGAAGCTGAAACAGCGATCAACAATAACGCAAGCCAATTTAAGTAA